A region from the Muribaculum gordoncarteri genome encodes:
- a CDS encoding MFS transporter, with amino-acid sequence MNNIQATSGKMTNYRWVICTMLFFALVINYLDRQVLSLTWVNFIAPEFNWGPDDYGLITGCFSLVYAVGMLFVGKFIDYIGTRRGYMWAIGIWSFGACLHAFCGVLTNGIVSGDWILSFTGAREHLMELQSVANVSMMITTVSVWLFLVARCVLSVGESGNFPCSIKAVAEYFPKKDRGFATGVFNSGSQIGALLAPFTIPLIARHYGWEMAFLLIGALGFVWMGVWVFVYKEPRKNPRVNEAELAYIEQDGIGEDNPECDASSKCSEPEVGVFQAFTFRQTWAVIFGRFLPDSVWWFLLFWAPAFISNVYGYPTDSTEGMLAIFTIYLISMLSLGGSYLPTFFINRNRVNPYKGRMRAMLIFALFPLLGMLVMPLGQMSMWYPVVIIGIMAAAHQSWSANVYNVVSDMFPKSVVATVTGAAGLASGLGSFTSNYGAGKLFKYATDTDMQFLGFSGENAGYMIVFLIASVAYLVSWIVMKVLVPRYKLVELKKK; translated from the coding sequence ATGAATAATATACAAGCTACAAGCGGCAAGATGACAAATTACCGTTGGGTTATTTGTACGATGCTGTTTTTCGCATTGGTCATCAACTATCTCGACCGTCAGGTGCTGTCGTTGACTTGGGTCAATTTCATAGCTCCCGAGTTTAACTGGGGCCCCGACGATTACGGATTGATAACCGGATGCTTCTCACTCGTTTATGCCGTGGGAATGTTATTTGTAGGCAAGTTTATCGACTACATAGGCACTCGCCGCGGTTATATGTGGGCGATAGGAATATGGTCGTTCGGCGCTTGCCTTCACGCCTTCTGTGGTGTGCTCACCAACGGCATAGTGTCAGGCGACTGGATTCTGTCGTTCACGGGAGCACGCGAGCACTTGATGGAGCTGCAGTCGGTGGCCAATGTGTCGATGATGATAACCACAGTGAGTGTGTGGCTGTTTCTTGTGGCACGTTGCGTACTGTCGGTGGGAGAGAGCGGAAACTTCCCTTGCTCGATCAAGGCTGTCGCCGAGTATTTTCCCAAGAAGGATCGCGGATTTGCTACAGGTGTGTTCAATTCGGGCTCACAGATAGGTGCATTGCTCGCCCCGTTCACCATACCCTTGATAGCCCGTCACTACGGATGGGAGATGGCGTTCCTGCTCATCGGAGCCCTGGGCTTCGTGTGGATGGGCGTGTGGGTGTTTGTTTACAAGGAGCCGCGCAAGAATCCCCGTGTCAATGAGGCCGAGCTTGCATATATCGAACAGGACGGCATAGGCGAGGACAATCCCGAGTGTGACGCTTCGTCGAAATGCAGCGAGCCTGAGGTGGGAGTGTTCCAGGCGTTTACTTTCCGCCAGACATGGGCGGTGATTTTCGGCCGTTTCCTTCCCGACTCGGTGTGGTGGTTCCTGCTGTTCTGGGCCCCTGCATTCATCAGCAATGTCTACGGTTATCCCACCGATTCAACTGAGGGAATGCTCGCCATATTCACCATCTACCTTATTTCGATGCTTTCGTTGGGCGGCAGTTATTTGCCTACGTTCTTCATCAACCGCAATCGTGTCAATCCTTACAAGGGTCGCATGCGCGCCATGCTGATATTCGCACTGTTCCCGCTGCTCGGAATGCTTGTGATGCCTCTCGGCCAGATGTCGATGTGGTATCCGGTAGTCATAATAGGCATAATGGCCGCCGCTCATCAGAGCTGGAGTGCCAATGTCTACAATGTGGTCAGCGACATGTTCCCGAAATCGGTTGTCGCTACGGTGACGGGTGCTGCGGGTCTTGCCAGCGGTCTTGGAAGCTTCACATCCAACTATGGTGCCGGAAAGCTTTTCAAGTACGCTACCGATACCGACATGCAGTTCCTTGGCTTTTCGGGTGAGAATGCCGGTTACATGATCGTGTTCCTGATTGCGTCGGTAGCCTATCTCGTAAGCTGGATTGTGATGAAGGTGCTTGTACCCCGCTATAAGCTTGTGGAGTTAAAAAAGAAATAG
- a CDS encoding SDR family oxidoreductase: MNELFSVKDRVVVITGGTGVLGACIGEYLAKQGAKVVLMGRRKEEGDRIVDKIRAEGGEAMFLVTDVMNPEVVQKNCDDIMAAYGRVDALLNAAGGNIPGATIAPTGTIFDIKVEEFQKVLNVNLTGTVIPTQIFLKPMVESGCGAIVNFSSMAAFRPMTRVLGYAAAKAGISNFTAFLANEVATKFTPSIRVNAIAPGFFLTNQNRALLTNPDGSLTERGADVIRQTPFKRFGKPEELCGTIQYLISDAASFVTGTVAVVDGGFNAFAM; this comes from the coding sequence ATGAACGAATTGTTTTCAGTAAAGGACCGCGTGGTGGTAATCACCGGTGGAACCGGCGTGTTGGGCGCCTGCATAGGCGAATACCTTGCAAAGCAGGGCGCTAAAGTGGTGCTGATGGGCCGCCGTAAGGAAGAGGGCGACCGCATAGTCGATAAAATACGCGCCGAAGGCGGCGAGGCAATGTTCCTTGTAACGGATGTAATGAATCCCGAGGTAGTGCAGAAGAACTGCGACGACATCATGGCTGCCTACGGTCGTGTCGACGCGCTGCTGAATGCAGCCGGAGGCAACATTCCCGGCGCAACTATCGCTCCCACGGGCACAATATTCGACATAAAGGTCGAGGAGTTCCAGAAGGTGCTTAATGTAAATCTTACAGGAACTGTAATCCCCACTCAGATATTCCTTAAGCCGATGGTTGAGTCCGGTTGCGGCGCAATAGTCAACTTCTCGTCAATGGCCGCATTCCGTCCTATGACACGTGTGCTCGGATATGCTGCAGCCAAAGCCGGTATAAGCAACTTCACCGCATTCCTTGCCAACGAAGTGGCTACAAAATTCACTCCGTCGATACGAGTAAACGCGATTGCACCTGGATTTTTCCTTACCAATCAGAACCGTGCGCTACTCACCAACCCCGACGGCTCGTTGACCGAGCGCGGTGCCGATGTCATCCGTCAGACTCCGTTCAAGCGTTTCGGAAAGCCCGAAGAGCTTTGCGGTACGATTCAGTATCTGATAAGTGACGCTGCATCATTCGTAACCGGAACCGTGGCCGTGGTCGACGGCGGTTTCAACGCTTTTGCGATGTAA
- a CDS encoding glycosyl hydrolase 115 family protein encodes MKLIKSLIASAFMAMSVTGFAIDNVGITTTSLSPDRFTLIQDGRSLPVYVDDADDSGVKIAVRNLAADFGRVTGRDAVLAAAPSESRMIIVGTLDSPVMQRIAKAGKIDASQLKGKYEKYLMSTVQSPLPGVDEALVIAGSDRRGAIYGVYELSEQIGVSPWYDWADVPVVHNENMSMSRGTYTAGEPAVKYRGLFLNDEAPCLTGWVKNTYGTDYGDHRFYARVFELILRLRGNMMWPAMWGWAFYADDPENSKTADEMGVVMGTSHHEPMARNHQEWARHRKEYGAWNYDTNQEVIDRFFVEGIERAKNTEDIVTIGMRGDGDEAMSAEADVKLLKKIIDNQRKIISKVTHKKASATPQVWALYKEVLEYYEKGLRAPDDVIYLLCDDNWGNVRRLPNAEERKHPGGWGMYYHVDYVGAPRNSKWLNVTPIQNMWEQLSLTYKYGVDKLWVLNVGDLKPMEYPITLFMDIAWRPEKYSAHNLLEHTLEFCCQQFGEAQAPEAARILNLYSKYNGRVTAEMLDRRTYNLNTGEWRKVADEYVRLEAEAMRQYMTLEPQYRDAYKQLILFPVQAMSNIYEMYYAQAMNLKLFEEGNPEANMWADKVERCFNRDAELMRDYNEVMADGKWNGMMTQKHIGYRSWNDNFRADTMPMVKRIDNPDDCKGGYVFTPSNGFVSMEAEHYYSLTEPTSDARWTVIPYMGRTLSGISVMPPTEQVDGASLTYRMTLPDTVTNVTVRVIVKSTLDFLDKGGLCYTVALDGGDAQSINFNSNLNENPENIYSVFYPTVAGRVVEKSVTLPVKKGAKYHDLVVAPSDPGIVFEKIVVDFGGYIPSFLFMDESSCSRNSK; translated from the coding sequence ATGAAGTTAATTAAAAGTCTTATCGCGTCGGCTTTTATGGCAATGTCGGTGACGGGTTTCGCTATCGACAATGTCGGAATCACTACGACATCATTGTCGCCCGACCGATTTACATTGATACAGGATGGCAGGTCGCTGCCTGTATATGTTGATGACGCCGACGATTCAGGAGTAAAAATTGCTGTACGTAACCTTGCAGCCGACTTCGGTCGAGTAACGGGGCGTGACGCAGTGCTTGCCGCTGCTCCGTCGGAATCGCGCATGATTATAGTTGGAACTCTCGATTCTCCTGTCATGCAGCGCATCGCAAAAGCGGGGAAGATAGATGCATCACAACTTAAAGGAAAGTATGAGAAATATTTGATGTCGACAGTGCAGTCGCCTCTGCCAGGAGTCGATGAGGCTCTTGTGATTGCGGGTAGTGACCGTCGAGGAGCAATATATGGCGTATACGAGCTTTCGGAGCAGATAGGTGTGTCGCCTTGGTATGACTGGGCTGATGTTCCTGTTGTTCATAACGAAAATATGTCGATGTCACGCGGTACCTACACAGCCGGCGAGCCAGCTGTGAAATATCGCGGCTTGTTCCTTAACGATGAGGCTCCGTGCCTTACCGGATGGGTGAAGAATACCTACGGAACCGATTACGGTGACCATCGTTTCTATGCACGCGTGTTTGAACTCATATTGCGTCTTCGCGGTAATATGATGTGGCCGGCCATGTGGGGCTGGGCTTTCTATGCCGATGATCCTGAAAACAGCAAGACCGCCGATGAAATGGGCGTGGTTATGGGAACATCACATCATGAACCCATGGCTCGCAACCATCAGGAGTGGGCGCGTCATCGCAAAGAATACGGTGCATGGAATTATGATACCAACCAAGAGGTGATAGACCGCTTCTTTGTTGAGGGAATCGAGCGAGCCAAGAACACCGAGGACATCGTGACTATAGGTATGCGTGGCGACGGTGACGAAGCCATGAGCGCCGAGGCCGATGTGAAGTTGCTTAAGAAAATCATAGACAATCAGCGCAAAATCATAAGCAAGGTAACGCACAAGAAAGCGTCGGCCACTCCGCAGGTGTGGGCTTTATATAAAGAGGTGCTTGAATATTACGAAAAGGGATTGCGTGCCCCCGATGATGTGATATATCTTTTGTGTGACGATAACTGGGGCAATGTGCGTCGTCTTCCCAATGCCGAGGAGCGTAAGCATCCGGGCGGATGGGGAATGTATTACCATGTCGACTATGTGGGTGCTCCCCGTAACTCGAAGTGGCTTAACGTGACTCCTATACAGAATATGTGGGAGCAGCTTAGCCTGACTTATAAATATGGTGTCGACAAGCTTTGGGTTCTCAACGTGGGCGACCTTAAGCCGATGGAGTATCCTATAACGTTGTTTATGGACATAGCATGGAGGCCTGAAAAATATTCAGCACATAATCTGCTTGAACATACTTTGGAATTCTGCTGTCAGCAATTCGGTGAAGCACAGGCTCCCGAAGCTGCCCGTATATTGAATCTCTACAGCAAATATAACGGACGAGTGACTGCCGAGATGCTTGATCGCCGCACCTATAACCTTAACACCGGCGAGTGGCGCAAGGTAGCCGACGAATATGTGCGTCTTGAGGCCGAGGCTATGCGACAGTACATGACGCTTGAACCGCAATATCGTGACGCATACAAGCAATTGATACTTTTCCCCGTTCAGGCCATGTCAAATATCTATGAAATGTATTATGCCCAGGCGATGAACCTGAAGCTCTTTGAGGAAGGCAATCCCGAGGCCAATATGTGGGCCGACAAGGTGGAGCGTTGCTTCAACCGTGACGCAGAACTCATGCGCGACTACAACGAGGTAATGGCCGATGGTAAATGGAATGGAATGATGACGCAGAAGCACATAGGCTATCGTAGTTGGAACGACAACTTCAGAGCCGATACAATGCCCATGGTAAAACGCATCGACAATCCCGATGATTGCAAGGGCGGTTATGTGTTCACTCCCTCCAACGGATTTGTGAGCATGGAAGCCGAGCATTACTATTCGCTGACCGAACCGACAAGCGATGCACGCTGGACGGTGATTCCCTACATGGGCCGCACACTTAGCGGAATTTCGGTAATGCCTCCCACCGAGCAGGTCGACGGAGCATCGCTCACCTATCGCATGACACTGCCCGACACCGTAACCAATGTGACTGTACGTGTCATCGTGAAGTCGACACTTGATTTCCTTGACAAGGGCGGACTTTGCTACACGGTGGCTCTTGATGGAGGTGACGCACAGTCGATAAACTTCAACAGCAATCTCAACGAGAATCCCGAAAACATTTACAGCGTGTTCTATCCCACCGTTGCCGGACGCGTAGTGGAGAAGAGCGTTACGCTGCCTGTAAAGAAGGGCGCCAAATATCATGACTTGGTGGTTGCTCCTTCAGATCCGGGAATCGTATTCGAGAAAATAGTCGTTGACTTTGGCGGATACATACCTTCATTCCTGTTTATGGATGAGTCGTCATGCTCACGTAATTCAAAATAA
- a CDS encoding phosphatase PAP2 family protein yields the protein MALALLWTSTSAYSQSEAVDSVTLSSRRVDDNPYRFSLGQLAVPAVLIGVGAAGLSGTWLKHSGSSGGTQAPDNIARFVPLAAMYGLRLCGVKGRHNYVDMTIVSATAYAIMGVTVASVKGIVRSERPDGSDMRSFPSGHAAAAFVGAELLRREYWNVSPWIGVGGYAVAVGTAALRLHHGRHWINDVLAGAGVGILSAQAAYWLYPVISHALFPRRDNTNKMAVTLAPCWYGRGGGIACAMTF from the coding sequence ATGGCACTGGCATTGTTGTGGACGAGCACGAGTGCTTATTCACAATCCGAGGCTGTCGACAGTGTGACGCTGTCATCAAGGCGGGTTGATGATAATCCTTACCGATTCTCATTGGGACAGCTGGCCGTGCCGGCTGTCCTGATTGGTGTCGGAGCCGCCGGTCTTTCGGGCACATGGCTTAAGCACAGCGGTTCGTCGGGAGGCACTCAGGCACCCGACAACATAGCGCGTTTCGTGCCTCTTGCCGCTATGTACGGTTTAAGACTTTGCGGTGTCAAGGGACGCCACAATTATGTCGACATGACAATAGTGTCGGCCACGGCTTATGCCATCATGGGTGTTACGGTCGCTTCGGTGAAGGGGATTGTGCGGTCGGAGCGGCCCGATGGAAGTGACATGCGCTCTTTCCCGTCGGGACATGCGGCAGCCGCCTTTGTGGGGGCTGAACTGCTTCGACGCGAATATTGGAACGTGTCGCCTTGGATAGGTGTCGGAGGATATGCCGTAGCTGTAGGCACCGCCGCGCTGCGACTGCATCACGGCCGGCACTGGATTAACGATGTCCTTGCCGGTGCCGGAGTGGGAATACTGAGCGCCCAGGCTGCCTATTGGCTCTATCCGGTGATATCTCATGCTCTATTCCCGCGAAGAGATAACACAAACAAGATGGCGGTGACGCTTGCTCCATGTTGGTATGGACGAGGAGGCGGCATTGCATGCGCGATGACCTTTTGA
- the uxaC gene encoding glucuronate isomerase has product MNSKIPFMNPDFMLQNDTAKRLYREHAANMPIIDYHCHLSPKMIAEDHRFSTITELWLGGDHYKWRAMRTNGVDERYITGDASDWEKFEKWAETVSYVMRNPLYHWSHMELRTAFGITDTLNAQSARRIYDICNEKLAGPGMTARGLMEHYNVEVVCTTDDPVDTLEYHKAIGESGFKVKVYPAWRPDKAMAVTDPEAYCAYIATLGKAADVDITSYADLMKALRVRHDFFASQGCRIADHGVSQFPWAECSEAEASALFDKVMSGQMLASDEVIKLQTSILLDLCRMNHEKDWVQQFHFGAMRNVNTRMFRKLGPDTGFDTIGSYNCTEAVARFLDALDRDNCLAKSILYNLNPSDNVWLAAMIGNFQDGSVPGKIQMGSAWWFNDNRFGMEAQLNALSMQSLLSRFVGMLTDSRSFVSYPRHDYFRRIVCTLIGRDIEEGKIPVSELTRIEKMVEDISYYNAKSYFKF; this is encoded by the coding sequence ATGAATTCAAAAATCCCATTTATGAATCCCGACTTCATGCTCCAGAACGACACCGCCAAGCGGCTCTACCGCGAGCATGCTGCCAATATGCCCATAATCGACTATCACTGCCACCTGTCGCCCAAAATGATAGCCGAGGACCATCGATTCTCGACAATTACCGAGCTGTGGCTTGGCGGCGACCACTACAAGTGGCGTGCGATGCGCACCAACGGTGTCGACGAGCGTTACATAACAGGTGACGCAAGCGACTGGGAGAAGTTTGAGAAATGGGCCGAAACCGTGTCCTACGTTATGCGTAATCCGCTCTATCACTGGAGTCACATGGAACTGCGGACCGCATTCGGCATTACCGACACGCTGAATGCACAGTCGGCTCGCCGAATCTACGATATATGTAACGAGAAGCTCGCCGGACCCGGCATGACCGCCCGCGGCCTCATGGAGCATTACAATGTAGAGGTGGTGTGTACGACCGACGACCCTGTGGATACTCTCGAATACCACAAGGCGATAGGGGAGAGCGGGTTCAAGGTCAAGGTATATCCGGCATGGCGTCCCGACAAGGCCATGGCCGTGACCGACCCTGAGGCTTATTGCGCCTACATCGCGACGCTTGGCAAGGCTGCCGATGTCGACATAACTTCTTACGCCGACCTGATGAAGGCACTGCGTGTGCGTCACGACTTCTTTGCTTCGCAGGGTTGTCGCATCGCCGATCACGGAGTGTCACAGTTCCCGTGGGCCGAGTGCAGCGAGGCTGAGGCTTCGGCATTGTTTGACAAGGTTATGAGCGGACAGATGCTTGCCTCCGACGAGGTAATCAAGCTGCAGACATCGATATTGCTCGACCTTTGTCGCATGAACCATGAGAAGGATTGGGTGCAGCAGTTCCACTTCGGAGCTATGCGTAACGTTAATACACGAATGTTCCGCAAGCTGGGACCCGACACCGGTTTCGACACGATAGGCAGCTACAACTGCACGGAAGCTGTAGCACGCTTTCTCGATGCGCTCGACCGTGACAATTGTCTTGCAAAGAGCATCCTCTATAATCTGAATCCGAGCGATAACGTTTGGCTGGCAGCCATGATTGGTAATTTCCAGGACGGTTCGGTGCCGGGAAAAATCCAGATGGGTTCGGCCTGGTGGTTCAACGACAACCGTTTCGGCATGGAAGCGCAGCTCAATGCACTGTCGATGCAGAGCCTTCTGAGCCGGTTTGTGGGTATGTTGACCGACTCCCGCTCATTTGTGTCATATCCGCGTCACGATTATTTCCGCCGCATCGTGTGCACGCTGATAGGGCGTGACATCGAGGAGGGCAAGATTCCGGTGAGCGAGCTTACACGAATAGAGAAGATGGTTGAGGATATAAGCTATTATAACGCTAAGTCATATTTTAAATTTTAA
- the uxuA gene encoding mannonate dehydratase, which produces MEKTWRWFGPKDKITLDMLRQIGVEGIVTSLHHIANGEVWSLDEVNKMKEYIESHGLRWSVVESLPVSESIKYGGPDRDKLIENYKESLRNLGKAGVKTICYNFMPVLDWARTDLEYPNGDGTSNLYFNKAEFAYFDIYILKRENAEKDYDAVTLSRVEDLRPVMTPDAEHRLVENIIVKTQGFVNGNISEDDEAPVATFRELLKLYEGIDRDALRANMKYFLEAIMPVCNEYDINMCVHPDDPPLQILGLPRIVTCDDDIKWFLDAVPDKHNGLTFCSGSLSAGAHNNVPELARKYADRTWFVHLRSTSVLPNGDFREAPHLGGRADIIELVRIFEKTNPELPMRVDHAPLMLGDEKMGYNAGYSFHGRMLALGQVGGVIATVDRDIKEGKI; this is translated from the coding sequence ATGGAGAAAACTTGGAGATGGTTTGGCCCTAAGGATAAGATAACGCTTGACATGTTGCGCCAGATAGGCGTAGAGGGCATCGTGACATCGCTGCATCACATAGCCAACGGCGAGGTGTGGAGCCTCGACGAGGTTAACAAGATGAAGGAGTACATCGAGAGTCACGGACTGCGCTGGTCGGTTGTTGAAAGTCTGCCGGTGAGCGAATCCATAAAATACGGCGGCCCCGACCGCGATAAGCTGATTGAGAACTACAAGGAGAGCCTGCGCAATCTCGGTAAGGCCGGTGTGAAGACGATATGCTACAACTTCATGCCCGTACTCGACTGGGCGCGTACCGACCTTGAGTATCCCAACGGTGACGGCACATCCAACCTATATTTCAACAAAGCTGAATTTGCCTACTTCGACATATACATCCTGAAGCGCGAGAATGCCGAGAAGGATTATGATGCCGTGACACTGTCGCGTGTCGAGGACCTTCGTCCCGTGATGACGCCCGATGCCGAGCATCGTCTTGTGGAGAACATCATCGTAAAGACTCAGGGATTTGTCAACGGCAACATAAGCGAGGATGACGAGGCGCCTGTGGCAACTTTCAGAGAGCTCCTCAAGCTGTATGAGGGAATCGATCGTGATGCGTTACGTGCCAACATGAAGTACTTCCTGGAAGCTATCATGCCGGTGTGCAACGAATATGACATCAACATGTGCGTGCATCCCGACGATCCTCCGTTGCAGATACTCGGACTTCCGCGCATAGTGACTTGCGACGATGACATAAAGTGGTTTCTTGATGCCGTTCCCGACAAGCATAACGGCTTGACATTCTGCTCGGGCTCACTGAGCGCAGGAGCTCATAACAACGTTCCCGAGCTTGCCCGCAAATATGCCGACCGCACATGGTTTGTGCATCTGCGCAGCACATCGGTGCTCCCCAACGGCGATTTCCGCGAGGCTCCGCATCTCGGCGGCCGTGCCGACATAATCGAGCTTGTGAGAATATTCGAGAAGACCAATCCCGAGCTTCCCATGCGCGTTGACCACGCTCCGCTGATGCTTGGCGACGAGAAGATGGGCTATAATGCCGGATACTCGTTCCATGGACGAATGTTGGCTCTCGGACAGGTCGGGGGTGTTATCGCAACAGTCGACCGTGACATTAAAGAAGGTAAAATATAA
- a CDS encoding glycoside hydrolase family 43 protein: MNLNKMLAVAAMAAVTSMSMANNPVIQTSYTPDPAPYVHNDTVYLFVDHDEDDAQYFKMKDWQLYTSTDMLNWTYEGTPMSTATFKWAKQGDNAWASQAIERDGKWYWYICAEDTTVHLHGIGVGVSDTPEGPYIDPLGKPLVAGGFGYIDPSVFIDDDGQAYIFWGNNGLWYAKLNRDMISLGSEVMPVSGLDDPECFGPKVMKMDYQAGKRKMKTGYEEGPWVFKRNGIYYIVYAAGGVPEHMAYSTSSSINGPWKYQGRIMDEAKGSFTIHGGSIEIGGRNFMFYHDGLLPNGGGFRRSTSIEEFNWNGDKIPFIPFTKEGVTKPLRNFDPYQKVSAPTMAESYGLKTDRNAGKDNHYLTSINNGDWLKVRSVDFGNNVPSAVTVEVSDAQRNGTVEFYLDNLEGRPIAKIEIAPDSKGQLKSQVKGKAAGVHDLLILFRGDDGELFNFKSWQFLH; this comes from the coding sequence ATGAATCTCAACAAGATGCTCGCCGTCGCTGCGATGGCTGCCGTGACTTCAATGTCAATGGCGAATAATCCGGTCATACAGACCTCCTACACTCCCGACCCTGCACCCTACGTGCACAACGACACAGTCTACCTCTTTGTAGACCATGACGAGGACGATGCCCAATATTTCAAGATGAAGGATTGGCAGCTCTACACCTCTACCGACATGCTTAACTGGACCTACGAAGGAACCCCGATGTCCACAGCCACATTCAAGTGGGCCAAGCAGGGCGACAACGCGTGGGCGTCGCAAGCCATCGAGCGTGACGGAAAGTGGTATTGGTACATCTGCGCCGAGGACACCACAGTCCACCTTCACGGAATAGGAGTCGGAGTATCCGACACTCCCGAAGGCCCCTACATCGACCCGCTCGGTAAGCCGCTCGTCGCCGGAGGCTTCGGCTACATCGACCCCTCGGTATTTATCGACGATGACGGACAGGCCTATATATTCTGGGGCAACAACGGATTGTGGTATGCCAAGCTAAACCGTGACATGATATCGCTCGGAAGCGAAGTTATGCCGGTGAGCGGACTCGATGATCCCGAATGTTTCGGACCGAAGGTAATGAAAATGGATTATCAGGCCGGAAAACGCAAAATGAAGACAGGTTATGAGGAAGGCCCGTGGGTGTTCAAGCGCAACGGCATATATTATATTGTATATGCAGCCGGAGGCGTTCCCGAACACATGGCCTACTCCACCTCATCAAGCATAAACGGCCCGTGGAAATACCAGGGCCGCATAATGGACGAAGCAAAAGGCAGCTTCACCATACATGGCGGAAGCATCGAAATCGGCGGCCGCAACTTCATGTTCTATCATGACGGACTTCTTCCCAACGGCGGAGGATTCCGTCGCTCGACATCGATCGAGGAGTTTAACTGGAACGGCGACAAGATTCCTTTCATCCCGTTCACCAAAGAGGGCGTTACGAAGCCTCTGCGCAACTTCGACCCCTATCAGAAGGTATCGGCCCCCACAATGGCTGAAAGCTACGGTCTTAAGACCGACCGTAACGCCGGAAAGGACAACCACTACCTCACCTCCATCAACAACGGCGACTGGCTTAAGGTGCGTTCGGTCGACTTCGGCAACAATGTTCCTTCGGCTGTAACGGTAGAGGTGAGCGATGCGCAACGTAACGGCACTGTCGAATTCTACCTTGACAATCTCGAAGGTCGTCCCATCGCGAAAATCGAAATCGCCCCCGACAGCAAGGGTCAGCTCAAGTCACAAGTCAAAGGAAAGGCCGCAGGTGTACACGACCTGCTCATCCTGTTCCGAGGTGACGACGGCGAGCTGTTCAATTTCAAATCTTGGCAATTTTTGCACTGA